The following are from one region of the Roseobacter fucihabitans genome:
- a CDS encoding AlpA family transcriptional regulator, whose translation MTNLFEQNRNYVLGDQDLEIIGDRDKLAQWRHKGMGPAFYKLGRKIIYRGADLNAWVEAQRVDPSIECA comes from the coding sequence ATGACAAACCTATTCGAGCAAAACCGAAATTACGTTCTGGGTGATCAGGACCTTGAAATCATCGGCGACCGGGACAAACTGGCGCAGTGGCGTCACAAGGGCATGGGTCCGGCGTTCTACAAGCTGGGCCGCAAAATCATCTATCGCGGGGCTGATCTCAACGCTTGGGTTGAGGCCCAGCGCGTCGATCCGAGTATTGAGTGCGCTTAG